The genomic window AGGATATTTGGTAACGGACACGCCCAAAGTTATTTGGACTGTATaggcaataaaataatgagaAAATGTATCAATTCTTTTCACTTTACTAAAGATTCTCCAAACACTGTGATCGATAAAATAATGTGATAAAACGAAGATCCCGAATGTTATCGATATAAAAAACCATGCACCGGCAGTAAAAggttttaatagttttactgAAGACGATTCTAATCTCAATGGATGAATTAGCCAGACCATGGTTATTGTGTTAAAAATCGTAGATATATCAAAATCGTGGTAGCGTTCTAAATTCATGGTAGCGGAACCAGTAAAGGAAATGTTTGCTAATTTTTTGTCAAGATCACCAAGAGAACCAATCCATGTATTGTTGACAAGATATCCCCAGCCCTTGCCATCACTTGGTGAGATGACAACTAGACTTGCATTGACAGCATCTCCAGTAATTCGCATCACATCACCATCTGTTCCGGATGGAATGCCATCTTTAATCAACATAAATGGATTCAATTCAAAGGTTGAAACTATTAGCGGGCAACGATGGAAATTCATTAGCTTTAGAGGAAAAATACTTCGTGTTGTGCAAACTTGCTTACTATCTTTGTATGAATGAATGCAGTCTTCCCAATTTTGAACTCTTTCAGGCGTAGGATGGTCACAATCTTCATTTGGAAAATAGACATAGCCACTTACAGCATTATTTTCGTATTTGATAAAGATGACGTTTAGGATTTTGTAACTCCACAACATTGGTATAGTTTCGTTCTCATCacattcattttcattaaaacatatgataataaatttagcGTTTGGGTCAAATTGTTGCAATTTCAGTGCTTCTAACGTCAAAACAATATCTGgaatatcgtttaaaaataGCACGTATTGTATTGTGTCATCTATGAAAAGATTACCTTTCATGGATTTTGAAATAGCGTTCAACCTAACTTTTTTTCCGTATACTTTCGCAAAAACACCAACTCCATATAAATAGGTTgcgttaaataaaactaaggtTGCAAATTGCCATTTAAATGTATGATAAGCAATATATCCAGCACTTTCAGCTAATTTGTCAGTGTTTAAACTTTCTATAATAGCTTTTTCTAATACACCAGACATTTTAAACTAGCCGAATAAATTGTACATATACGAATgctttcattaaaaatttttttacttaattaagtttcgtatttttaaattttttatcaataatttaagttaaacgTTAGTATACTTGGAGAGCAGTTTCAAAGGTGTTCGTTAGTCAACTCTTTACtatcaaaaattttaaacacctaatacttacaaaataattaataaagcagGATAGTTATTATGCTTCATAATTTACGAAAAGCTATCAATTACATACGACATTtagtgattattttttattcatggtGATTAGTAGTGATAgaataacatacattttagTACAAGAAATATAAGCTAAAGACACGCAACAAGGAAGAATTATTGTGAAAAGTTAATTTACCGATAGatatttctgaatattttaCAATCTGCGCCAAACAGTTTCTCTAATACAAAAACAGCGATGGATAATATATAACCGAATACCAATATTGTAAAACAAgtatgaaaatgtttaaaaaaaagtacttcttgtgtattattttcttgtttaGGCCTATAAATGTAGTTTTCATATAATGCATCTGGTATACCAGCTTCAAAAAGGCGCGTTAATACATGATTAACATCGTGAGTCAAACAcgaatgttttttaaaaaacaatactgtCGGgctattcaatattttatgtgGCAGAATACGTAATGATAGACGCGTATTTCGCCTAAACAATTTAACGAACACCAAGTTTATAGCAAAGACAAATTTCTTACCTTTAGTCAAATCTATCATAGTAGGAAACATTTCATTGGTGTCTATAAAAAcccaatttttatatataaattgatcATCCACAAAATAATCTCTTATAGATGGACTGCTTCCATACTGGTAACCTTCTTCGATAGCATCACTTAAAGTATTTATAGTATTAAGAGGTATATCTGTATGCAGGGAATGTATAAGGTATACTTGATACAATGTTCTTACAAAGAACCAGTACCATACCCAAAATAGAAACAcgtgtttataaaaattcttCGGATACTTGGTTACCGAAAAACCCAAACTTATTTGTAAtgcatacataaaaaaagaatcagaagATAAACCTGTTTTGAATCTTGTCTTGACCTTATCCATAATTCTCAATTTTAAAAGGATGTGTATAACAAGGGGAATCATTAATGAAACTACAAAGAGCATTCTGGCTTTTCTTGTAAACGGTTTTAGCAACTTAAGCGATGAAGATTCAAATTCTGACGGATGCGTGATCCAAACCAAATCCaaagaattataatttatagacaTATCGAAGTATTTTAATCGATTGAAAGTGATTGAAGCTGATGTCATAGAAACATTAGCCAGGTCGTTGTAAACATCACCAAGAGAACCAGTCCAAGTATTATTCTCATAACTACCCCAGCCGTCATCATCACGCGGTGAGATCAGGACAAGCGTTGCATTGAGAGTATGCACTATACAACGCAGCAAATCTCCATCAGCACCATACGGTACACCATCGTTAATGTACATGAAGGGATGTTGTTCAAATGTCGAAACAATCAAGGGACAGCGGTGAAAATTCCTGAATTTTTGTGGAAACATATGCTTCTTGCAaagcttaataactttttCAGAAGACTCAATGCATTTGTCCCAATGTTCAAGCCTCCGGGGTGTTGGGTGATCGCAACGTTCACTTCGAAAGTATGTATAGCCACTTATTAAAGAATCttcgtttttaataaatattacattaaaaattctatAAGTCCACAGTATTTTTACGGCTTGAGTCTCGTCACATTCGTTACTGTGttcacaaattattataaatttagcatttgctttaagtttttgtctttctattacatttaaaaacgcCTGTGCATCTGCCACATCAGCTACGAATAAGATGATCTGGTTAACATCTTCACTTTTTAAATCCGGTACGGATTCCATCATATTgtatagtttaatatttttgtcataTGATTTAACAAATACGTCAAGTCCGTATAAACATGAAGCGTTAAATAATATCAATGTTGTGTATTGCCACTTGAAGCTATGGTAAGCAACTTGAGCAGCATTTTGTGCCATtaattctattatttgttCAACCGGATAtctttcaaacattttattcaaaagttCGCTACACGGCCTAAACAATATACAATTCACATTAAGTCTGAATGATTTTGATAACTAACTAGAAAATATATGCATTTCATTAGGGATTGGTACAATATTTTATGCTGATAAGTGAAGTGACAGAAAGCCCattaatctataaaataataaactgatGTTACagataaaattgttattaatgtattatctAAACGATGAAACACACTTATCTTACTATTCATCATTTTTGggtaaattgaaaaaaaaggcTTTATTGTACGAatcacattttattattattaaggagTCACTTAGTGTGATTTTCTACATTTATAAACTATCATTACTATGTCATACCATTACGGGCtttaaatgaaattgatttaatggCAGACTTTCCTTTTATGCATAATAAGTGTATGTTTTTtgtgatacatatatttttcaattgaaAACACAATTAAGGAAGCTACCCAGCCACCTCCTAATATCATAAAACAACCAGAATAGTCTTGTAATGTTATTGGTTTGGGGGCGTCTTTATCCATATCAAATCGAAGATAActattatctttataaattttctgaACTACCCCGGCTTCTAGCAGATGTGTCAAAATTGAATCAATAGATTGTGCTAACGaagaatactttttaaaaaatattactgtagggctttttataattctttcaGGCAAGATGTGCAATTTTCTTTTTGGTTTTCTAAGAAACACTTTGGTAGCCTCAAAACTAACGGCTGCGACGAATTTTAAGCCTTTAGATAGCTCTTTCATTATCGGATATACTTGATTACTttcgatatttttatagttgttATAGATCAAAGgattgtctatgaaataatcTTTAAGAGCCAGACCTCCTCCATATGGATAACCAGCAGCAATGGCATCCTCAATACGCACAAAGCCATTTATGCGCACATCAGACTGTAATGAGCTTATAAGGTAAACTTGGTATAACGTTCtcaataaataacaatgtaATATCCACAGGAGTGTTAAATACAACAAACTCCATTTTTTCGGCAACTTAGACGCTGGCAAGCCCATACAGATTTCCCAAGAATAAAAGACAATCCCATCAGgtatatcattaattttaaacctatTTCGAATACTTGTCCAATACTTACTTTTGAAGATGGCAACCGCGATCATGAtaacaataaagtttaaacaCAAAAGTATTTTAGCTTCTTTCCTATATGGCCtcaaaagtttaaataatgaCGGTTCTGGGTTTGAGGGGTGCGTGATCCAGACAATCGTGACAGTGTTATAATCTTTGGACATTTGAAAATATCTATATCGATGAAGGGTGATACTGGCTGATGTCATTGAAAAGTTGGCCCAGCCGTAGTAAACATCACTAAGAGAGCCCGACCAAGTACCGTTCTCTTCGAGTTTCCCCCAACCAGTGCCGAGTTTTGGTGTTACCATTATAAGGCTTGCGTTCAAGGCCTTGATGATAACTCTTAGAAGATCACCGTCGGCCCCGGTCGGAGTTCCATTCTCTAGCATCATGTATGGGATTTGTTCAAACGTTGAAACAATTAACGGACACCGCTGCAAGTTCTTAAATTTTATAGGAAACATATCCTGGCATTTTGTTGAATTTTCGGAACGGATACATGCGTTCCAATTTTCTACTTCTATCGGTGGGCCGTTGCGACATGTGGAATCTTGGAAATAGGTAAAACCAATTGGCTTTTCAAAGTCGTcgtatttgataaaaataacatttgccATCCTATATTCCCAAAGCAAATTAACGGCAATAGATTCATCACAGGTCCATCCAGCTATTGTGTTACATATTACCAGATATTTACCTGTGTTATTAAATCTTTGCGTTTTCAACCAGTCCAAGAAATCTAACAGATCGGTTAAATCACTTATGAATAAGACGAATTGTTTAGTGTTTTCCAAAACCCATGGGTTGAATGTGCTCTGTCCTATGATTATgcttttttgataaaattttaagaaaacattAACACCACAGAAAAATGCCGGATTATATAGGATTAACGAGGCGTACTGCCatctaaaattgtttaaagcCACATCTGCCGCACTTTTTGCGAGCGTGTCAAAAACAGAACAATTGTCTGGTGAAGGTCTGTCTATGAACGTCATGCTCGTTCTATAAAATGTTCAATGATAATTTGCATCGTTTCACGCAAAACGAGCAGTGCTATCATATGGTAAAATCAGTTCCATAAATGAAATGACTGctgtaaaataatgaaatgtaaaACGCTATTACTTAATTGTTTCTATGAAAGGGCCATGGATTTTATATAAGgttaaatcttaaattaaatgtcgTAGTAAAGAAAACAAACAACGTagctgaaaaaaattatattttatgagaaattataatttacaatattacatACAGGCATCCATCTTCAGTCGAAACTTAAGCTAAAATTCTCACAATCTCACGCAAAAGGTAAAGCAACGTTAGACTATAGTATAGTTTAGCAATATTGTGTAGTTATCGCCCAATCGTAAAAAAATCACACCGGTAAATTCAGTCATTGAAAGGAAGATCGGCATCGTTCGGCGCAGGCGCTGCGTGCCGAGACCATCTCGAGTCGCATCTCAACATTCATAAATTAAcacgtataaataaaatctcatTCTGTCATTTGTGCTTGAAGGGTAACTTAGTgaagcttaaaataatttgtgctCGAGCAATTAATATTCCGACATATACTATACGACCAAAATAAGAGATAATTTTAAGATATTCTTATTGGTCCTCTGTGTTGGTGTTTATAAGTaggtttataattaaataatcagtCCGTTAAACTAGCGTTACTGTCGTATAATTTATGCTTCACATTTACAAGTAAAGCCTGTGAGAATGGATGGACCCTAAGTAAACAATCGCGTAAACAagggaaaatttattaaaacggACAGTTAAAGATCAAATAGTCATAGAAAATTAAACGATTACTACTCGTATTGGCCAGTTTCGTTATAGTAGGTATACGATAGTTTCCCTAGGACCCAGCGTAGACTATACGTACACTAATGTACTGTTATCTGAATAGTCCAGTGACGTCGATTTAAGagactgtaaataaaaatcgaaacagaatttaataaagttgcTATATCTTTggtttacaataaaacaatcTCATGAAATTGACGTCATCGTTAACGCTCCGACGCTTCGCGAGGCACACGGTGCCCAcctctaaataaaaatatatacgcaTTCAACAATaagtataacaaaaatatataagcgaCTGTCAAAGACGGTGGAATCGCTCGGCACGCAAGCATTTTAGGAATTGACCGTGCGCCGAACAGAAATAAACATCGCTGTACAAACAACTATGTACAGGGCATACACAGAGATTGCAATGGGTAACATGAATAGAAATACTCCAATATTGTGCGCTAAGTTCCAAATTCACATGATTTTGAGCATTTCGGACAGATGTATGTATCTCGAGAAGCAAACAGTTTTGCTATTGACAGTATCGGGTATAGGTCCTCGCTTAAAATAACCAAGAATATTACAGAGTCACAACAACAAATAAGTTAATACAAATAAGTTACATGTTCGAAATAGAAACTCGGTTTCCTTACTATACATAACATAACTAACCGTAAACACGAAGCAACACACTAAATTaagcatataataataaaaatattctctaAAATATGGAAGATCAAAAACAACGTATAATATGTTCGCGCTTCGGTGAGAGCCCGCAACGACATCGAGTGTCAATCGTGTGCCAATAGCAAAACTCGGCATTGACCCGTCAGCTCAATTCACTCGGCACATTTAGACCCAAATGTACAATATATTACATTCCGTGTTAAGCTTTCGTGCAAAAAACATCAGTTTCAGTTTAACAGATATCGCATCGTATTGGGTTCctagtaaaaaaagtttatatcaAATGCATTTAAAAATGTCCTTACACAACTAACGTACGCCCGTCGGCTCCGACTCTCGAACAGACGTGAGGAGAGACACCGTCGCGAAGGCGAAGCCtcagtaaaacaaactttaCGTCAATTAATTTCTTAGAAAAACAGCTCAAACGATACACATGTCAATGAATAGAATTCCAATGTACAAAACGAAAAGAGAATCTGTAGTAAGGGAGGAAGGACAGGCTTCGTCGCTTAAATAAATACGATATACAATACGAAGGGGCCGCGGCCGCCCTTCGACCGACTAGTTTGTTCGAATCCATTCCTCTGGACGTTCACGTATACTAGTAGAAAGATATTATGGCAACAAACTTTACAAAAATCCTAAAACAATGACTAAAAGCAGCGACGGCGAGGCCACGACTCGCCGCtcgctttaaaaaaaatgcacaATTTAATATTCACCGATACAGACACGTACATAAATTGTGAATTACCTcatcataaaaaaacatgtcaAAAAGGTCCTGAAACGGCACCGCCCGCCGGTGCCCATTAATTAGGTTAAATGACTTACAATCTAACCTTACTTGTCATAAATCTGTTTAAGATGAATAACTTTCGTCCACCCGATCAGTTCGCgaatttttacattttgtcGTGAAATGATGATGTTTAAATTACGTGTTATACACAATCACAGATTTGTGCGGGCGCCGAACGCGGCCTTACACCAGGTTGTACTCCTTCAGGTTGGACTGCAGGATCGTGTCCTTCACCGCCGCGAACACGAATCGGATGTTCTCGGTGTCTGCAAGCACAATTCAAACGTCACTCATGTTTCACTCACGTTT from Pieris napi chromosome 3, ilPieNapi1.2, whole genome shotgun sequence includes these protein-coding regions:
- the LOC125063426 gene encoding uncharacterized protein LOC125063426; translation: MKGNLFIDDTIQYVLFLNDIPDIVLTLEALKLQQFDPNAKFIIICFNENECDENETIPMLWSYKILNVIFIKYENNAVSGYVYFPNEDCDHPTPERVQNWEDCIHSYKDSKQVCTTRSIFPLKLMNFHRCPLIVSTFELNPFMLIKDGIPSGTDGDVMRITGDAVNASLVVISPSDGKGWGYLVNNTWIGSLGDLDKKLANISFTGSATMNLERYHDFDISTIFNTITMVWLIHPLRLESSSVKLLKPFTAGAWFFISITFGIFVLSHYFIDHSVWRIFSKVKRIDTFSHYFIAYTVQITLGVSVTKYPVNLCKHLILYWIWYWFLVRTLYQVNLIYFLQTDVKVDTIHNIQDAIAEGYTFGGGKPLKEFYSNDPFIYNNWKSDNSTDLYANLGRIMTGGKFTYGANTVFAKVFQRNTHLEIHALPKKIVESYSVVYFARKSAVTRPVNLVFARLFEAGIVKKIFEDYTSTLPEPQENANIPLTLNHFTGCFGILILGWVLSCIAFIFEILNSIRLRKKLLNVYVQ
- the LOC125063701 gene encoding uncharacterized protein LOC125063701; this encodes MAQNAAQVAYHSFKWQYTTLILFNASCLYGLDVFVKSYDKNIKLYNMMESVPDLKSEDVNQIILFVADVADAQAFLNVIERQKLKANAKFIIICEHSNECDETQAVKILWTYRIFNVIFIKNEDSLISGYTYFRSERCDHPTPRRLEHWDKCIESSEKVIKLCKKHMFPQKFRNFHRCPLIVSTFEQHPFMYINDGVPYGADGDLLRCIVHTLNATLVLISPRDDDGWGSYENNTWTGSLGDVYNDLANVSMTSASITFNRLKYFDMSINYNSLDLVWITHPSEFESSSLKLLKPFTRKARMLFVVSLMIPLVIHILLKLRIMDKVKTRFKTGLSSDSFFMYALQISLGFSVTKYPKNFYKHVFLFWVWYWFFVRTLYQVYLIHSLHTDIPLNTINTLSDAIEEGYQYGSSPSIRDYFVDDQFIYKNWVFIDTNEMFPTMIDLTKGKKFVFAINLVFVKLFRRNTRLSLRILPHKILNSPTVLFFKKHSCLTHDVNHVLTRLFEAGIPDALYENYIYRPKQENNTQEVLFFKHFHTCFTILVFGYILSIAVFVLEKLFGADCKIFRNIYR
- the LOC125063429 gene encoding uncharacterized protein LOC125063429, whose translation is MTFIDRPSPDNCSVFDTLAKSAADVALNNFRWQYASLILYNPAFFCGVNVFLKFYQKSIIIGQSTFNPWVLENTKQFVLFISDLTDLLDFLDWLKTQRFNNTGKYLVICNTIAGWTCDESIAVNLLWEYRMANVIFIKYDDFEKPIGFTYFQDSTCRNGPPIEVENWNACIRSENSTKCQDMFPIKFKNLQRCPLIVSTFEQIPYMMLENGTPTGADGDLLRVIIKALNASLIMVTPKLGTGWGKLEENGTWSGSLSDVYYGWANFSMTSASITLHRYRYFQMSKDYNTVTIVWITHPSNPEPSLFKLLRPYRKEAKILLCLNFIVIMIAVAIFKSKYWTSIRNRFKINDIPDGIVFYSWEICMGLPASKLPKKWSLLYLTLLWILHCYLLRTLYQVYLISSLQSDVRINGFVRIEDAIAAGYPYGGGLALKDYFIDNPLIYNNYKNIESNQVYPIMKELSKGLKFVAAVSFEATKVFLRKPKRKLHILPERIIKSPTVIFFKKYSSLAQSIDSILTHLLEAGVVQKIYKDNSYLRFDMDKDAPKPITLQDYSGCFMILGGGWVASLIVFSIEKYMYHKKHTLIMHKRKVCH